Proteins encoded together in one Shewanella acanthi window:
- the ftsB gene encoding cell division protein FtsB: MKFFVLALVVLLGLLQYRLWTGDNSLPEYFVLQKQIAAQQEGNAKLDERNQVLKEEIIDLKSGTEAIEERARNELGMVKEGETFYRVVGGERSAPSQAQ; encoded by the coding sequence ATGAAATTTTTTGTACTTGCATTGGTTGTGTTACTCGGTTTACTGCAATACCGCCTATGGACGGGTGATAACAGCCTGCCCGAATACTTTGTGCTACAAAAACAGATTGCCGCCCAGCAGGAGGGGAACGCCAAGCTTGATGAACGCAATCAAGTACTCAAAGAAGAGATTATTGACCTCAAGAGCGGTACTGAAGCGATTGAGGAGCGGGCTCGTAACGAGCTTGGCATGGTCAAAGAGGGCGAGACCTTCTACCGTGTGGTCGGTGGTGAGCGTTCCGCTCCGAGTCAGGCACAGTAA
- the ispD gene encoding 2-C-methyl-D-erythritol 4-phosphate cytidylyltransferase yields MDSILAVAPQSNAESSHQSESVLASVVAIVPAAGIGSRMGASKPKQYLELLGQSILAHTLDKLLSHQQISLVIVALHPEDDIFASLPQASHPKLTTVIGGGERADSVLAALAKAPVDSWALVHDAARPCLAVTDIDKLLTSRSQFPQGAILAMPVRDTMKRSNGAGEIQTTVCRDNLWHALTPQLFPTAVLKLHLEGALAAGAVVTDEASAMEWAGISPGLVAGRADNIKVTHPDDLELAELFLMRAQTK; encoded by the coding sequence ATGGATAGTATTTTAGCGGTTGCGCCGCAATCGAATGCCGAGTCGAGTCATCAATCAGAATCAGTTCTTGCTTCTGTCGTTGCTATTGTTCCCGCTGCGGGCATCGGCAGTCGTATGGGGGCTAGCAAGCCTAAACAGTATTTGGAGCTCTTGGGTCAAAGTATTCTGGCCCACACCTTAGACAAATTATTATCACACCAGCAGATTTCCCTGGTGATTGTGGCTTTGCATCCTGAGGATGACATTTTCGCCTCTTTACCTCAGGCTAGTCATCCAAAATTAACCACAGTGATTGGTGGTGGGGAGCGTGCCGATTCGGTATTAGCGGCACTCGCTAAGGCGCCTGTGGATTCCTGGGCCTTGGTTCACGATGCGGCAAGACCCTGCTTGGCCGTAACTGATATCGACAAGCTGCTCACATCGAGATCGCAGTTTCCCCAAGGCGCTATTTTGGCTATGCCAGTGAGGGACACCATGAAGCGCTCGAACGGTGCAGGGGAAATTCAAACAACAGTGTGCCGTGACAATCTTTGGCATGCGTTAACACCGCAGTTATTTCCGACTGCGGTGCTTAAATTACACCTAGAGGGAGCGTTAGCTGCCGGTGCAGTTGTCACCGACGAGGCTTCGGCGATGGAATGGGCGGGGATTTCACCCGGATTAGTGGCAGGCCGTGCCGACAATATCAAGGTTACTCATCCCGATGATCTTGAATTGGCTGAACTCTTTTTAATGCGCGCCCAAACCAAATAA
- the ispF gene encoding 2-C-methyl-D-erythritol 2,4-cyclodiphosphate synthase, with protein MKIRIGHGFDVHKFGENRPLILCGVEVPYETGLVAHSDGDVVLHAISDAILGALALGDIGKHFPDTDVAYKGADSRVLLRHCYALARAKGYELGNLDVTIIAQAPKMAPHIEAMRHVLAADLTSDIDDINVKATTTEKLGFTGRKEGIAVEAVVLLNRPA; from the coding sequence ATGAAAATCCGAATTGGTCATGGTTTTGATGTCCATAAATTTGGTGAAAACCGCCCACTCATTCTGTGCGGTGTAGAAGTCCCCTATGAGACAGGTCTAGTGGCGCATTCAGACGGCGATGTGGTACTGCATGCCATTTCCGATGCGATTTTAGGGGCACTTGCCCTAGGCGATATCGGTAAGCATTTCCCAGATACCGATGTTGCCTATAAAGGCGCTGACAGCCGAGTCTTACTGCGTCACTGCTATGCACTTGCCAGAGCAAAAGGCTATGAGCTAGGCAATCTTGATGTGACCATTATTGCCCAAGCACCAAAAATGGCACCGCATATTGAGGCGATGCGTCACGTGTTGGCGGCGGATCTCACTTCGGATATCGACGATATTAACGTCAAAGCCACCACCACTGAAAAGCTAGGCTTTACTGGCCGTAAGGAAGGTATTGCAGTTGAAGCGGTAGTATTACTTAACCGTCCTGCTTAA
- the truD gene encoding tRNA pseudouridine(13) synthase TruD: MSELHYLYGKPAGTADLRTFNSDFIVKEILPFSPTGEGEHHLVHIRKDGLNTVQVAEMLAKFAKVHPKEVTFAGQKDKNAVTEQWFGIRIPGKETPAWAELNSERLTILSSSRHSKKLRTGALLGNRFILTLRNVSDMDDIINRIEKVSQVGVPNYFGEQRFGHDGKNLVMGRQMLAGKKVKDRNKRSMYLSAVRSNLFNTVVSYRLANHGTKPLAGDCVMLAGSKSFFVTPEWDLVVLKRLIEKDIQLSAPLWGRGKALPEGEAAEVETKAMAELTEDCYGLEHAGLDQERRPLLLEPQGLKYEKTEDGLVLDFILPAGSFATSLLRELVNYQDVTELRWLEKQNAQETQNIQEPQDEAQS, from the coding sequence ATGAGCGAATTACATTACCTATATGGCAAACCTGCGGGCACTGCGGACTTAAGAACCTTCAATAGCGATTTTATCGTGAAGGAAATTTTGCCCTTTAGCCCAACTGGCGAAGGTGAGCACCATTTAGTGCATATCCGTAAAGATGGACTTAACACAGTTCAAGTGGCGGAGATGCTGGCAAAATTTGCCAAGGTGCATCCTAAGGAAGTGACCTTTGCGGGGCAAAAGGATAAAAATGCCGTTACTGAGCAGTGGTTTGGTATTCGCATTCCGGGTAAAGAAACCCCTGCATGGGCGGAGTTGAACAGCGAGCGCTTAACCATACTCTCCAGTAGCCGCCACAGCAAAAAGCTACGTACGGGGGCACTCCTTGGTAACCGTTTTATTCTGACGCTACGAAATGTCAGCGATATGGACGATATCATCAATCGAATCGAAAAAGTCAGCCAAGTGGGAGTGCCGAATTATTTTGGTGAACAGCGTTTTGGCCATGATGGTAAAAACCTGGTAATGGGACGCCAAATGCTGGCGGGTAAGAAGGTAAAAGATCGCAATAAGCGCAGCATGTACCTGTCTGCCGTTCGCTCTAATCTGTTCAACACAGTCGTGTCCTACCGTTTGGCGAATCATGGCACTAAGCCGCTAGCGGGTGATTGCGTGATGCTTGCTGGCAGTAAGAGCTTTTTTGTGACACCAGAGTGGGATTTGGTGGTATTAAAGCGTTTGATTGAAAAAGACATCCAATTATCAGCGCCGCTCTGGGGGCGTGGTAAAGCCTTACCAGAAGGTGAGGCGGCAGAAGTCGAAACCAAGGCGATGGCCGAGCTTACCGAAGACTGCTACGGCCTAGAGCATGCGGGGCTTGATCAGGAACGTCGTCCATTACTCCTCGAACCTCAAGGGCTTAAGTACGAAAAAACTGAAGATGGTTTAGTACTCGATTTTATTCTCCCTGCGGGCAGCTTTGCGACATCTTTGCTGCGTGAATTAGTGAACTATCAGGATGTGACTGAGCTTAGATGGCTTGAAAAGCAAAATGCCCAGGAAACACAGAATATCCAGGAGCCTCAGGATGAGGCTCAGTCATGA
- the surE gene encoding 5'/3'-nucleotidase SurE: MIRILVSNDDGVTAPGIKALTEALSEIASVVTVAPDRNCSGASNSLTLTNPLRINRLENGYIAVNGTPTDCVHLAVRELCDGEPDMVVSGINAGANMGDDTLYSGTVAAAMEGRFLGFPAVAISLNGKELKHYDSAAVYARRIVQGLLAHPIASDQILNINVPDLPLEQIKGIKVTRLGARHKAEGIVRTQDPAGREIFWLGPPGAEQDASEGTDFYAVANSYVSITPLTVDLTAYKQLSDLQNWVDKI; the protein is encoded by the coding sequence ATGATCCGCATTCTTGTCAGTAACGATGATGGTGTTACCGCACCTGGCATAAAGGCGCTAACCGAAGCTTTAAGCGAAATTGCCAGTGTGGTTACCGTTGCCCCGGATCGAAATTGTTCTGGGGCCAGTAATTCTTTAACCTTGACTAACCCATTAAGAATTAATAGGTTAGAAAATGGCTATATTGCAGTGAATGGCACACCTACCGATTGTGTTCATTTAGCGGTTCGCGAATTGTGTGATGGTGAGCCGGATATGGTGGTGTCGGGGATTAATGCTGGGGCGAATATGGGGGACGATACCTTGTATTCGGGCACGGTTGCGGCCGCAATGGAAGGACGCTTTTTGGGTTTTCCTGCGGTGGCGATTTCGCTTAATGGCAAGGAGCTTAAGCACTACGACAGCGCTGCTGTATACGCACGCCGAATCGTACAAGGTTTACTTGCCCATCCGATTGCTAGCGATCAGATCCTCAATATTAATGTGCCCGATTTGCCACTTGAGCAAATTAAAGGGATTAAAGTGACGCGCCTCGGTGCCCGCCATAAGGCCGAAGGCATTGTACGAACGCAAGATCCGGCTGGCCGTGAGATATTTTGGTTAGGCCCACCGGGGGCGGAGCAGGATGCGTCAGAAGGTACTGACTTTTATGCGGTGGCCAATAGTTATGTGTCGATAACACCGTTAACAGTTGATTTAACGGCTTATAAACAGCTATCGGATTTGCAAAATTGGGTAGATAAAATATGA
- a CDS encoding protein-L-isoaspartate(D-aspartate) O-methyltransferase — translation MTRVALTSAVNLAKKLYDAGIRNQAVLKAISVTPREMFLDNALAHKAYENTALPIGQGQTISQPYIVARMTELLLQHQPKRVLEVGTGSGYQAAILAQLVPELCTVERIKALQIQARQRLKRLDLHNVSFKYGDGWQGWPNRGPFDAIMVTAAAAKVPEALLSQLDFGGVLIIPVGEETQQLIRITRHADRFGSEMIETVKFVPLVNGELA, via the coding sequence ATGACTCGAGTTGCTTTAACATCGGCGGTTAATTTAGCTAAAAAGCTTTATGATGCGGGGATCCGCAATCAAGCCGTTCTTAAGGCCATCTCAGTTACCCCCCGTGAAATGTTTTTAGATAATGCCTTAGCCCACAAGGCGTATGAGAATACTGCGCTACCAATAGGGCAGGGGCAAACTATTTCCCAACCCTATATTGTTGCTCGTATGACGGAATTGTTACTCCAGCATCAACCTAAAAGGGTGCTTGAGGTGGGGACTGGGTCGGGTTATCAGGCGGCGATTTTGGCGCAATTAGTGCCAGAATTATGCACAGTAGAGCGCATTAAAGCACTGCAAATACAGGCTCGCCAGCGGCTAAAACGTTTGGATTTACATAATGTGTCATTCAAATATGGTGATGGTTGGCAGGGGTGGCCAAATCGGGGGCCATTTGATGCCATCATGGTGACGGCGGCTGCGGCTAAGGTGCCTGAGGCGTTGTTATCCCAATTAGACTTTGGTGGGGTATTGATTATTCCGGTGGGTGAAGAAACGCAGCAATTGATACGTATCACTCGCCACGCAGACAGATTCGGCTCTGAAATGATTGAGACCGTAAAGTTTGTCCCACTCGTTAATGGTGAATTGGCCTAG
- a CDS encoding peptidoglycan DD-metalloendopeptidase family protein has translation MNLGLLINLSLFFLLAGCSFQASKPAPVESLSHQYSKQNKGHFTANTYTVKKGDTLYSISWAAGKDYAEIAKINQLDKSFTIYPGQILYLSHGSKSSQPKSTTLGGFNSANKAGERSNTIEKQSDNSDLSTSLATSEQQKKTLDPKLKPAYSATSSQQNVTPSIIVPTSTLPDSVAMWQWPVRGKLIGTYSANEQGNKGIKIAGNRGDIIKAAADGRVVYAGSALRGYGNLVIIKHSDDYLSAYAHADQILVEEKQQVAAGQPVAKMGSTGTNQVMLRFEIRYHGQSVNPLDYLPKQ, from the coding sequence TTGAACCTAGGTTTACTCATAAACCTTAGTTTATTCTTTTTGCTTGCGGGCTGTAGCTTTCAGGCGAGCAAACCTGCACCTGTCGAATCCCTTTCCCATCAATATTCTAAGCAGAACAAAGGCCATTTTACGGCTAATACTTACACCGTAAAAAAAGGTGACACACTTTATTCTATCTCTTGGGCAGCGGGTAAAGATTACGCTGAAATTGCCAAAATTAATCAACTAGATAAATCGTTTACTATTTATCCTGGTCAGATTTTATACCTTTCACATGGATCAAAATCTTCTCAACCCAAATCTACAACTTTAGGTGGATTTAATTCTGCCAATAAAGCTGGAGAACGCAGCAATACTATTGAAAAACAATCGGATAATAGCGATTTATCCACTAGTTTAGCTACCTCTGAGCAGCAGAAAAAAACACTTGATCCCAAACTCAAGCCTGCGTATTCTGCAACAAGCTCTCAACAAAATGTAACCCCTTCGATCATCGTTCCAACGTCAACACTGCCAGACAGTGTCGCGATGTGGCAATGGCCAGTAAGAGGTAAATTGATTGGGACATATTCTGCTAATGAGCAGGGAAATAAAGGTATTAAGATCGCTGGAAATCGCGGAGATATCATCAAAGCTGCTGCTGATGGGCGGGTGGTATACGCAGGAAGTGCGCTTAGGGGGTATGGTAATTTAGTCATTATTAAACACAGTGACGATTACCTTAGTGCCTATGCTCACGCAGATCAGATCTTGGTCGAAGAAAAGCAACAGGTTGCCGCTGGTCAGCCCGTTGCCAAAATGGGCAGTACAGGTACTAATCAGGTCATGTTGCGGTTTGAAATCCGCTACCACGGTCAGTCTGTTAACCCACTTGATTATTTACCTAAACAATAA
- the rpoS gene encoding RNA polymerase sigma factor RpoS — MSRITSTAAEDLVDFSVDNADFNLEKEDINADLVQEMGLEQQVQDDLQKNLDATQLYLGEIGFSPLLSAEEEVYFSRKALKGCEKSRNRMIESNLRLVVKIARRYNNRGLALLDLIEEGNLGLIRAVEKFDPERGFRFSTYATWWIRQTIERAIMNQTRTIRLPIHVVKELNVYLRTARELAQKLDHEPTAEEIAEKLQVSSVDVSRMLKLNEKITSVDIPLGGDNDKALLDVLADDDNVGPDYKVQDEDISNSVVKWLNELNTKQREVLARRFGLLGYEPSTLEDVGAEIGLTRERVRQIQVEALKRLRDLLGAQGLSVEALFRN, encoded by the coding sequence ATGAGTCGTATAACAAGTACTGCCGCAGAAGATTTAGTCGATTTTTCAGTAGATAACGCTGATTTTAATCTCGAAAAAGAGGATATTAATGCTGATTTAGTTCAAGAAATGGGACTAGAACAACAGGTTCAAGACGACCTGCAAAAAAATCTTGATGCCACCCAACTCTATTTAGGTGAAATAGGGTTTTCCCCTCTGCTGAGCGCAGAAGAAGAAGTCTACTTTTCTCGTAAAGCCTTAAAAGGCTGTGAAAAATCCCGTAACCGCATGATCGAAAGTAACCTTCGACTTGTGGTGAAAATTGCCCGTCGTTATAACAACCGCGGTCTAGCATTGTTAGACTTAATTGAAGAAGGCAATTTAGGTTTGATCCGTGCGGTTGAAAAATTTGACCCCGAAAGAGGCTTCCGTTTTTCTACCTACGCCACTTGGTGGATCAGACAAACCATTGAACGTGCCATTATGAACCAAACCCGCACGATTCGTTTGCCCATCCATGTTGTGAAAGAATTGAATGTGTATTTACGTACGGCTCGGGAATTAGCGCAAAAACTCGATCATGAACCCACTGCTGAAGAAATTGCTGAAAAACTGCAGGTTTCCAGTGTTGATGTTAGCCGTATGTTAAAACTCAATGAAAAAATTACCTCCGTTGATATCCCCTTAGGTGGAGATAACGATAAAGCCCTTTTAGATGTGTTGGCCGACGATGATAATGTTGGGCCAGACTATAAAGTGCAGGACGAAGATATCTCTAACTCAGTCGTTAAATGGTTAAATGAGCTCAATACCAAGCAACGCGAAGTATTAGCCCGCCGTTTTGGATTACTCGGTTATGAACCTTCAACCCTTGAGGATGTAGGAGCCGAAATTGGTTTAACCCGCGAACGGGTTCGCCAAATTCAAGTTGAGGCTTTAAAACGCCTACGCGATTTACTTGGTGCACAGGGACTTTCAGTCGAAGCACTTTTCAGAAATTAG